The nucleotide window CAACTGAACCAAAAGGTTGATTTCCCTGGCTGTACATAATATAAGCACCAGCATGATCCGTCCTTATTTTCGATTTACTGTATCTATACTGACCTAACCATTCTGCACCTGCAGATTCTCCATCAGTAATGTATGATTCATAATAGGATTCCACATTTGAGTTTGATAAAACTGACCTGTTTTCTCCCAGTAAGTTGTAAGTGAATCCACTTACACATAGGAAATAAGGTACCAGAATCAGCAGTAAGATATAAAATCCTCTGTTTGGTGAAGAATTCTTAATTGAGAGTATATTACGAACACTTTTTCCAATACTTTTAAGATCCCAACCCTTACCCAAAGGATTCAAACTTTTAAGATCCCAACCCTTACCCAAAGGATTCAAACTTTTAAGATCCCAACCCTTACCCAAAGGATTCAAACTTTTAAGATCCCAACCCTTACCCAAAGGATTCAAACTTTTAAGATCCCAACCCTTTCTGAAAGGATCCGTACCCTTAATACCCTGGACATTTTCCTGATTTTTAAGTCTCCCCAGGAAATCTGCAAGGATAACTCCACCTAAAATAAAAAACAGGGATAAGAAAGTGGATGTTAACAGGTACAAACGATCCATGCTGTAACCTTTAGCAATGTGGGGGAGAATAACCATGGATAATAAAAGGATACTTGATATGAATGCCATGATGAAAAATTCAAAATCAATATTACGTTTGAATAAATTTTTTCCAGGATATCTGGTGAATATGATCTTTTTTCTGTGAACTAAAACAGCCAGAATACCAAGTCCGATGAATCCCAGGAGTAACCAGGTGAAAACAAATTCTATCTGTGCCGAAATTGCTTTATCCAGTATACCCTGCCCAACAAGAGCCTGTACCTGTGTTCCCCTGCTTTCGGATATGAAAAAATTGATGAATAAATCAGTCAGAGTGGTTTTGAAAAAACTAACTCCGGATCCAAATGCCTTCTGAGTAATCTGAGCGTACCATAAGAACATGATGGAAAAAAATAAAATTACCATATTAAGGGTGGTGATCCTTTCAACCGGGTGATCCTTTGATTTTTGGTGTGCGCCTTTTGGTAAGTATTTGGTTAATCCACTGGGCAAATATCTGCCCAAATTCACCGGTAAATATCTACTCAAACTCGCAGGTAAATATTTGCTTAAATTGATTGAATCAGTGGATAAGTAAGTAACCAGAAGGCTTAGAAAGAGAATAATAAAGAAGATGTAAGAGGTGGAGTAATGGGATAAGACACAGGATATGAGGAATACAATGAAAAGAAGTCTTTTTTTGGGTAAGGAAATTTTATCATTGAAGAAAACCATTACTGCCAGCATAACGAATAAAATGGCCAGGTTGGTCCGGGGGTTGGATTCTGCAGTGAAAAAACTCAACTGTGACATGAAGAAAAATGCTGCCAGGAATGAGTAATCCTTTTTAACATATTTATTTGAGATCAAATAGATTAATACCGGCGAAATAGAGAATAAAATAACGAATAAAAATTTAAATAACATTTCAGGAGCAATGTTCAGTATTTTCTGGTAGATGGCTGGTAACAAGGAGATGGTGATACAGGCATCAACTACTGTGGGGTTATCGCTGATCTTCCAGTAATTATTAATCAAAGTGTTTTGGAAAAGGTTGTACTCTAAGTGTATATCTGAACCCATGATGTGATGGGAACGTAAGCTCATTATGAGAAGGATTGAAAGTCCTATAAAAAATATTACCATGGGATAAAGTCTTTTAGGGAATTTATCCCGGAATAATATGATTAATGATACGAAGATCGCAATTGCTAAGAATAAAATCATCAATAGGATATTGTTACCTGTTTTTTCAAGTAAATAAACTCCCACAATACTAATTAACACTAAATAAAAACTGGATGTGATTATTGCCAATTCCAAGGTGTTAAAGGATAAACTGGGAATTCTGTAAGAACTATCCTTATGGCAGAAATAATTAGCCAGCGCTAGAGCTATTAAAATTGAATTAAAAAAGATCAACAACACATCAAGTGATAAAGCATTGGTATGTCCTGCAAAAAGGATTATGCTGTTAATTAATAGTCCCACCATGGTCACAAATGATAAACTTATTCCCCATGAGAGAACTATTTTTTCAGTTAAATTTAACCGGTCCAGATGGAGTAAATTAACTATTAACATTCCGGGTAAAACTGTCAGGAATATGAATCCGAAAATTTCCCTTAAGCCCGGTACATTGAAATATACCAATATATCGGTACAGAATATGAATAGTAAAATGACTGTTAAGAAATATTTACTGTTTAATCTTTTATTCAACATTAGGTAACCTTTTTTTAATAGAATTTATCATTTTTCGTGACCAATCAAACATGAACACATCTTTACGTTGATTGCATAACTTTACAACCTTTTCATGTGCTTCTGTATTCTGGAAAAATTCCAGAATTTTCAATTCCAGTTCCGGACTTCCAACTTCAAAGAGTAGTTCTTTATATATAAGAACTTCAGGTATGCCCCCTTTATCAGAACCGAAAACTGGGGTTTGGACAAAAAGTGCCTCAAAGATCACAATCCCAAATGCTTCAGACAGGGAGGGTACAATCATTAAATCGAATCCTCTGATATAAGGAAAAGGATTTTCTTGATACCCTGTAAAGATTACACTATCTTCCAGGTTCAAATCCGCAGTTAGTTCAATGAATCTTTCCTTATCCAGCCCTTCACCCACCAGGACCAGAGTTGCATCTGGTAAAACTTTTTTAACATTACTAAATGCTTTGATTAAATGGGAAACTCCTTTAGCCGCATACATTGCTCCCACATATCCAATCACATTTTTATCAGAATGTCTAACGATTTTGTAATCGGAAGTTAGGCTGGATAGCCTTGGTGTAATTCCATTATATATAACATCGATTTTGTCATCTTTTTCATAATTCACTCTCTTCAGGATATCATCACGGTTCTTTTTAGAAAGGAAAATTACATAATCTGATCTTTTCACTGCAATTTTTTCTATTAAATTGAGAAATTTAATAGTTAAAGTGAGTGCAATATTCCCTTTCCTGTGATCTGCTTTCAGATTTGAAACTGAATCTGCCCGGAAGCAAGTTATTAACCTGGTTTTACCGTTGAATAATTTAAATATGACCCCCATTAAGGATTCTAAAGGGGAAAATACAATAATGAAATCTATGTTGACTTTTTTATTGATAAATAACATTGTGGGAATGGTCTGGATGAAAAATGGTAAAAAATGGGGTGTTATATTTATTCCACGCACCCCATAATGAGTTAAGGATTCATGTTTAAGATTTGAAAATCCCCGGGGGGATATGTGGTGCACATACCATCCTTCTTCCAGGAATCCATTGATTAGGGTCATGTACCTGTCATAAGCACCACCCATACAGTTGTTTTCCTGATTTGTGATCTGTAAAGTTAAAACATTCATAAAATCGAGATCTCTTTATATAATTCTTCAATTTCAAGGGATAAACATTGCCAGTTGAACCTTTCTTTAACCAATTTCTGGCCATTTTTACTAAATTTATGGCTTAATTTATCATCAGATAAAATTTTAAGGATACATTGAGCTAAACCATTATGTGCTAAACTCTCATCTTGAGCTAAATTCTCATCACACACTAAATTCCCATCACGCACCAAATTCTTATCCTGAGCTAAATTTTCAGCACTAGCAATCAAACCAACATCTTCTATCCAGTCCAGTTTATCTCCTCTATCTGTGGTTACAATTGGAGTGCCACAGGCACAGGCTTCCAGGAAGGTTATTGGAAATCCAGAGAATGTGGGGGTTACAAAAACATCGGCATCCACATATGCTTCCAGTTTTTCCTGGTTGTAAAGAGGACCTTCCAATATGATTTTATCCATATTCCGGGTTAATTCCAGAAGATAATCACCAAACCCATCATCTGGACCCGCAATAACCAGCCAGGTCTCGGGATAACCATCCAGTATTTGGGGAAATACTTTAATCAGGTCATCGATCCCCTTGGTCTGGTTCAATCTTCCCAGGTACAGTACGATCTTTTCATCTTCACCTATTTTATGTTTTTTTCTAAATTTACCCCTGCAGGGTAAGTTTTTAAATTTTTCCAAGTTGATTCCATTTGGAATCAACCTTATTTTATCTATAGGAACTCCCAGTAGATTATACTCAGTAAGTTCGGTTTCATTTAGAGCAATAACACATGAAGCATCATTTAAAATATCATATCCCCATATTCTGTCGAATATTTTCTTTAGAAATGTTTTCTGTGTATGTTGCATAACTGATCCATGGGCCTGGATCAGGTAGGGAATACCGTGTTTTTTAGCATACCTGTGAACAATAACCGCTAAAAATGTTCGGTGTTCATGAATATGGATTACATCAAAGTTTTTAATTTCTCTCCGCGGTATTCCCCCCAGATTATAAGGATTTGCAATGTTGAATTTGGATTGTAATTTTTTAAACATGTTTTTAAAATAATATGTTTTGATTCCATCAATATTTTGAGGATTGTGGTTATCTCCTTTTATTTCAGGGCAACTATCAGTGGTGTAAACTGTGAGTTGATGTCCCCTGGAAACAAGTTCCACTGACAACTCATAAACAACCACCACCACACCTCCCCAATCCAGACAGGGATAGAAAGATGGGCAAACCTGTAATATGTTCATGAACTGCACTCCCAATTTTTAATTCCACAAACCCGATTTTTTATTTCAATACTCGCAACCAGAATTATTTCAGTAACCATAATTATTACATTAAAAATGACCTGGAGACATTTAACAAGCATTATAAGTCCATTATTAGTGAATAATCTCATAACCCAATAATTGAGGGAGGATCTCATAACCCTATTATTGAAGGATAGCTCCCTAAACCTATTGAGGGAGGGGATTGTGTCATGGATTGATACTTTAATCATTAATTGCCTCCAGATCTATTAAAACGATAATTCCATCTATCTAATGATAATCTCATATATTAAATGATTGTTTGAATCTATTTAGATGATTTCAAATCTATTTAGATGATAATTTCAATACATCTTCAAATTTATCAGTTATTTTATTCCAATCATTATTTCGGACCAGATTCAAGGCTTTTTGACCAATTTCTCGGGGATTGATCTGATTGGCAACATCCAGAATATTATCTGATTTTTCAGTGTAGATGATGCCGTTATCTTCGCCAAATTCAACCCGAATACCCGGTAGGTTCGTGGTGATGACTGGTTTGGCCATGGCCATGTATTCATAGACTTTGATGGGGACTATGTCCTGCATTATAATTTCATCAGGATGAGCGGGCAGTATACAGATATCAGCTGCTGCTATTAATTCTGGTATCTGATCATAGGGTTTTTTACCGGTTAAGATCAGTTTTTCGCCCAGATCATATTTTGATTTGATTTTTTCCAGGTCAGGATAGGCATCACCATCACCCACCACCATCAATTTGATTTTTTCATATTGGCCCTTACCCAGTTCTTCAGCCACTTCTTTCACACCGGCAAACTGGTATATCCAGCCCATGAAAAAGAGTAGCAGTTCATCATCTTTCACCCCGTATTTTTCCCGGATAAGGGAACCATCAATTTGAGGGTTAAATTTTTCCTGATCAATACCAGCATCTATGACCATGGTTCTGTCACTGCAGGCACCAAGAGAAACCGCAGCTTCTGATAATTTCTTGTTGATGGTTATAATCGTATCCGAATTTTTCATAACACCTTTATTAATCTGTTTTCCTATTAATTGCAGTGATTTTTCAGGTATTAAATTGAATAAAACATCAATAAGGTAATAAACAAATGGTATATTGTGTTTTTTAGCTATCCCTGCCGCGATATGGGTGTTAATCAGACCAAATCCAATTATAACATCTGGTTTAAATTCTTTTACCTGGTGGTTAATCTCTTTCCAATTGGTCCAGGCCCATGATAAATAATTTAAAACAGGAATTTTAATAAAACCGGGCCGTATAACCTGAACACTGGCCTGATCATGGATTTTGTGAACGTTTTTAAAAACTATCCTCTTTGAAATTAACCCCTGGTTTCTAGTATCTCTCCAGTTGATATCATAATCAATAACCCTTATTTCATGGTTTCTTAATGATAAACGTTCCATGAGGTGGTGCTGCTGGTGGGGGTTCCTTTCGATCCAGTTGGATTCCTGTACAACGAGTATTTTCATAAAAATCAGAATTCTACGCTTTTATTGATATTTTCCCAGTTTTCTTCAAACCAGTAATGAGTTTTCTTCAAACCCTCTTTGAAGCTAGTTTTTGGATGGTAGTTCAGAATTTTTCTGGCTTTTTCAATGGAGGATAAAAGTCGGGTCTTGGCATCCCAGTCCCTGCGGGCAACATAAGCGATTCCTTCCGGGTTTCCAGTTAATTCATTCACCATGTGAGCCATGCCTATAACCGGTGTTTCCTCTCCAGAACCCAGGTTTATGGCTTCCCCAATGGCCTCTTCAACTATTCCCATGCTCATCAGTCCATTTACAATATCATCCACGTAGGTCCAGTCACGGGTCTCAGAACCATCCCCTGTTATTGGTAAGGTCTGGTGGGTCATGGCCCAGTACATGAAGTTGGGAATGACATTCCGGTATTTTCCAGGAACCTCCCCCGGACCAAAAACATTGAAAAAACGTGCATTGACAATGGGTAAGTCGTATAAATTGTGGAAATAATTAGTGTAAAGCTCTCCCAGGAGTTTGGTTACCTGGTAGGGGGTGTGTAGGCTGATTGATATATCTGGCTCTTTAAAGGGCATTTTAGAATCTAAACCATAAACTCCACAGCCAGAAGATGAGTAAACAAAACGTTCCACATCCACCATATGGGAGTATTCTAATACTTTCAGAACACCCATCCCATTGACCATCAGGTCATGTTCGGGGTTATCCACTGAGTTCTGATTGGCAAAATGTGCAGCCAGGTGAAAAACAAAGTCGGGTTTTTCCTTGAAAACTCTTTTTAAGATTTTATCATCCAGGATATCTCCTTTAACGAAATTTACGTTTTCTGCGTCTGGAATGTTCCATGGGTAGGATGAGTCAAGGTTATCCAGTATGATGATCTTACCGGTATAGGAGGATAGTTTCCGGACCAGGTTACTCCCAACACAACCTGCTCCACCGGTTACCAGAACTGTTTTGTCACTGTAATTTGAGTAATCCATTAAATAATCTCCTTCAGTTTTCAAGCTAAAAACAACTTAATTGTCCAGCCTATAAAACCATCGCATCCATTGGACTGTTTTTTGAATTCCCTCTCCCGGGTCCACCTTAGGATCATGCTTTAGGTCCTTTATTGCTTTGGAAAAGTCCATGGTTTTTACATGGGTTGTGAAATCTTCTGCTTCTTCATAGTTAACCAGGGAATCATCCACTCCAACAGTATTTAAAACCAGATCTGAGTAGTCTTTAATATCATTTTCCCATTCTGTCCTGCCACCCACATTGTAAACCTCCCCTGGAATGAAGTTTTCTGTGATATTGGCCAGGGTGACTGCAGTATCACCCACATAGTCAATGATACGTTTATGGCCTTTATAAACAGTGTATGGTTCGTTGTGAAGGGCTTTGTAAATAAATATGGGGATGAATCCCTTGTAGGGTGAATATTCTTCATATGGACCGTAACAATTAACCGGGCGTACCCGGACTGTTTCTGTTTGGTGCATGGTTGCGGAGTTCATACACATGAGTTCACCAGCCCACTTGGTTATGGCATAATCATTCATCTGGTAGGTGTCCTGGAGGGGGTTTTTAACCATGACATCTTCACTCATAATGCCCTCAAAGTCTCCGTATACTTCCGCTGATGAGAAGAATACCATGCGAAAGCCCAGTTTTTCCTGTAATCGGATGAGGTTTTTGGTTCCAATAACATTGGTCTGCCAGAGGTTTTCATAGTAATCTTCACCATTCCAGCGACCGTATTCTGCTGCAAGGTGGTAAACGTAGTCGTATTCTTCACTGAACAGGTTTTCAAGTTGCCGGTAGCTACGCACATCACATCGCTGGTAATTTTCCCTATTTTTATGGAGTAGATCTGCTACCAGTACCTCATGTCCCCTTCTTTCAAGTTCATGTGAGAGGTTGGTACCAATGAACCCTGTTCCACCAGTTACTAAAATTTTATATGTTTCCATTTTTCTCCGCCTTTAACACGTATTTTTTTGTTACTGAAATTCTTAACATTTATCACTGAATTTCACAATGAACTGGAACCCCAATTTGAATTTAACCAACCACCAATGGTGAAACCCAATTGAATTTAACCAACCATTGGGCGAACCCAAAAATCACTGGATGAACTTAATCATCACTGGATAAACCCAAAAATCACAGGTGTGGGCTCACAGATAGGGACTCAATTTCCAAATAATTGAAAGACATTGTAGTTTAAACTCCCGTGATTTGAAATTCATCCCAAGATGATCTTAATCCCAAGATGATCTTAAAACTCCATTCAGAGTGATCTTAACTCCACCAAAGATGATGGAAACTCCATTCATATCGTAACTCCATCAAAGATGGTCGGAAATGGTTATAAATGGAGGTGGAAATTGTAAAACAGAGAAATAGACATATAATCCTTTTAAAATGCATTATAGGAAGATGTGTTTTTTTGGAAGTGAACTGTTCTTTTTCAGCTGAAAGTGGGATTGATTATACTTCTAGATTAATTCTCATCCACCACTATCTGTAAAAGCATGCATCCAATAAGTGCATCCAAGTGCTCTGTGTTACTTTAGTTTCATTTGTAACCTTTTTATTGTTCTTTTGATATTTTCTATGGTTCAATTGAGGTTAAACTCCCTTGAATTCACTTTTTTGTTACCTCTTTGTGGTGAATATTAACACCAGATAAGTTACTTTTTAATAACCATTTGATCCATATCAGACGTGATCTGCATTGGATTAGATGATTATCAAAAAACACGTGATTTTTCTAATAACTTTGGTTTCCCTGCATACATATTCATACGTTTAGTAATATGAATATGATTCTTTTCTTTCATGAATCATTGTAGTAGTATGCTAAATATATATTTTATTAAAAAAATTTATTGCATAACAATTCTTTCAGTAAAAAATGTATATTTATAATATCCAAATACTGGATAGATTAATAGAATAACGGGGCCCACACACAAGTTAACAGAAATCTCCCACCCAAACTGACAGAAATAATATTGAAATCTTCGATCTTCACCTGAAATGAGAATAGAGTATGGTGGATGTATAACTCCCTGAGGTTCATGAAATAGTTAATGGCACAGATTATGTGATATACCCAACAGTATTTGGCCATTGCTCCCCACAGCATTCAGGATCCATTAAGATCCAGTGAAGCAAACTGTGCAGTAACCTTGAGCTGCTCATGGCTGCAAAAGGAATGTGAAGTTTCGTAATGTAAGTTTTGTAATGAATAGATCCAATATCAAAGTTGATCCAATAAATAAAAAAATAGTAGAAAAAATTTAGAACAAAAAAAACAGGAAGGTTTGAAAATTTCCAATTCCACAAGCACTCTTAATGAATCACAACAGCCATAATGAATCACAAAGCATTTTTAATGAATTAATTAAAAATTTCAGACCTTAACTCCACTCTTTCTAGAAAAAAATCTTGAAAAAATTTAGTAGACCTGTTTCCATGGGACCCTGTGGGAAATTCCGGTTTTATCCTGATAGTACTGGTAATTTTCAAGATACCAATCATAGTTTCTTATTAAGCCTGTTTATTGGAATATTTTGGTTTAAATTCCAGCACTTTTTCTGCTTTTTCAATGGATACAAATGAATCTTCTGGTGCAGTTTCATAAACCCATTTGTATAATGGTGAAAGTTTGAAAAATTCAAGTAGACATAACACCAGTATAAGTGGCTTTGCGGGTGTGGTTATAATCCTTTTACCAAAACCTGCATAGCTTAGTATTTCTCCAAAATCTTCTTTCATGGTGGTGTATTCTCTGGCCCCAATATTGAATGTATCATTAACAATAGTTTTATCCTTGGATGCACACAGATAAATTGCATCACAGAGGTCTTCAACATCCAGAAGTTGATACTTGTTTTTCCTATTACCCACAATGGGGACGTTTTTCTTGCTTTTAATCCAGTCATAATAAATTGCAAAAACACCAAGTCTTTCGGGTCCAATAAAAGATTTGGGTCGGATAATGGGAATGCACATACCATTTTCACGGTATTTTTCACATACTTTTTTTGCATCTATTTTAGCAGTACCATATGGTCCCACCCCTTCCAGCTTATCAGATTCATATAATGGATGATGATCTGGAATACCGTAAACTGCAGTTGAAGAAATGTGTATAATTCGCTCCACATTATTTACTTCTGCAGCTTTCAAAACATTCCCCGTACCTTCTACATCCGTAGCATAAATAACTTCTTCTTTATACAGAGGTAATGCAGCAGCACAATGCACAATAATATCCACATCTTCACAAGCAGTTTCTAAATCACCTAAATTCCTTATGTCACCATTTACCACTTGAACTTCATCAACCATGTCCTCATAATCAAAGGATACTATATCATAAATAACAACTTTATGTCCTCTTTTTACCAGGTATCGTGTTAGGTTGATACCTAAAAATCCAGAACCCCCCGTAATAAGAAATTTTTGTCTTTTTACAGATTCCATGTTGTTGTTCTCCATTTATATATGTATTCCTGAGTGTAATTTACTCATCATTACGGTACTGCAATATTATATCCTGTTCTTAGCTGTTTTTTGTTATCATCACCAATATAGTTATTACTAACAATGGTTGATCAGATAAGTTTGTAATACTTATAAGATAGTAAATATTATATGTTGTGGAGTAATATCAATTTTTATATTAAATTGTAATAGGGGAGGTGGTTTACAAAAATGAGGTGGATTACTGGGGGATAAATTAGAATATTTTACTGATTTTTTCCTGATTTCCACATACAAAGAAAATTAAGGAAATATATAATTTTTAGATGTAGAAAATACTGGTTTTTTTAGTTTTGAAGCCTGAAAATTAACTCAATTTTTTAATTCTTAGTTAAAAAACTATAAAAAAAAAGATTTGATCCAAAAAAAGGGAGAAAAAATGATTATGAAATTCTTTAAGAAAAATCACAAATGGGGGGAGGGGAAAAATAGTCAGAAAGCTGTGAAAACTGTGTCTTTACTTATTTTAGCTTTAGTTTTTACTTTAGTTCTTTCTGGCGCTGTTTCGGCTGAGAACGTACCTCTGAACACCACCCACAACGGCACAGTCTCCGGCGATCTCTATGTTAATGCCACCCAACCTGTACCATTCGCTGATCAACCATCCGGCGCAACTTCGCGAGAATTCAACCAGACATACAACCTTCCCACCAACAGTTCCCAGAATGGGACTGATATCCAGTGGGCTGAAATATACGTTAATATCTACAGTGGTAGTGGAAGTAACAACTGGCCAGTAAACGCCACAATAATGTTAGATGGAAATGGAGACGGAGTATACGAAACCACACTGGGCAACGAACTACTAACCAGCACCAACTACTCAACAGACGGAACCATCTACTGGATAAACGACCACTGCTTCCGAGTCTACAGCGACTACCAACTATGGTACGACGTAACCGGACTGATAAACTGTACCAATCCATCAATCTACGTCAAAACAGAACAGGTAGGAACTGACACCTTTGACGGGCGACTCAAAATGATCACCCTCATCGCAGCCTACAACGACGGAGACCAAGACAAAGTACACTACTGGGTAAACGACGGACAGGACTGGATAAACACCGGCGAAACCAGCCAAACAACATTCAACACCAGCACAGTCAATGCCAATATAGCCAATGCCACACTACAAACTGTCGCACTCTCCAGTAAAGATGGTAGCTACAATTTCAACGGCGAAACACACAACGGAACGGACCCCGTGGCACCCATTAACTACTTCGTAACCCACAGTTGGGATGTAACAGCCAATGTCACACGTGAAAACAGCAGCACACTAAGTTTCACTGCTGCCAGCGGATCATTGAAGAACGTTCTTGCTACTCTAACTATTCGGGAAAAATATACTGAACCTCCAGTAGCCAATTTCACTATTAACAATACTAGTGGCTATGAACCCCTAACCATACATTTCACAGATAACTCAACTGGAATAATAAGCAGTTGGGCCTGGGACTTCAACAATGATGGTGTGACCGATAGTAACGTGCAAAATCCAACTTACACCTTCACCATTCCCGGAACATATACCGTGAAACTCACCCTAACCGGACCAGGTGGAACAGTATCCGAAACCAAAACCAACTACATCGCAGTCATACCACACAACTACTCAACTTATTTAGGAGGAACCGGAACTGAAAACGGACAGGGTATTGCAGTGGACAGTGCAGGAAATATTTATATTGTAGGATACACCGAGTCTGCTGATTTCCCTACCACCCCGGGAGCATATCAAAACTCTAACGCAGGGGGACGTGATGCCTTTTTAGCTAAATTTAACAGCAGCGGAAACCTGATTTACAGCACCTACCTCGGAGGAACTGGAATTGATTATGGATATGGTATTGCGGTGGATAACATAGGAAACGCCTACATCACAGGATATACAAATGGGAACTTCCCCATCACTAGTGATTCACATCAAATAACTTATGGTGGTGGGAGTTATGATGCTTTTTTGGCTAAATTTAACAGCAATGGAACTCTAATTTACAGCACCTACCTCGGAGGAACAGGTACTGATTATGGATATGGTATTGCTGCAGATAATAATGGAAACTGTTACATCACAGGATCCACAGGATCCACCAACTTCCCCACAACCTCAGGAGCATACCAAATAACCAAAGCTAGTAGTGGCACAGGTAATGATGCTTTTGTATCCAAGTTTAATAGTAGTGGAGTCCTGGTATACAGCACCTACCTCGGAGGGACCAGCACAGACACTGGACGTGGTATTACGGTGGATAACTCTGGCAATGCCCATATAACAGGAACCACTTCTTCAACGAACTTCCCCACCACCACTGGAGCATACCAAAGCAGCAGAGCAGGCAGTTCTGGCTCTGATGTTTTTGTAACCAAGTTAAATCCTAACGGAAATGGTTTAGTGTACAGCACCTACCTCGGAGGAACCAGTAGTGATCAAGGTTATAGTATTGTAGCAGATAACGCAGGAAATGCCTATGTAACAGGAACCACTTCTTCAACGAACTTCCCCACCACCACCGGAACATACCAACCAAGTTTTGGAGGTGGTAGTAATGATGTTTTTGTAACGAAGCTGAATCCTACCGGAACTGATCTGTTGTACAGCACCTACCTCGGAGGAACGGGATCTGGATACGGATATGGTATTGCAGTGGATAACTCTGGCAATGCCTACATCACAGGATACACAGATAGTATCCCCACCACCACAGGAGCATACCAAACAAGGTTCATGGGTGGTTTCCAGGATCCTTTTATTTCAAAGTTGAATACTAACGGAACTGTTCTAGTTTACAGCACCTATTACGGTACATTGGGTATAGAACAAGGGAATAGTATAGCTGTAGATAATCAAGGAAATGCCTACATTACGGGACAGACTGGTACTTATATATTTCCAACAACACCAGGAGCATATCAAACAACACCAGGAGGATATGAACCATCTACAGGTGCCAGTCAGGACGGATTTATGGTAAAACTTGATATAAGGTCCCCTGTAGCCGA belongs to uncultured Methanobacterium sp. and includes:
- a CDS encoding DUF2206 domain-containing protein, producing the protein MLNKRLNSKYFLTVILLFIFCTDILVYFNVPGLREIFGFIFLTVLPGMLIVNLLHLDRLNLTEKIVLSWGISLSFVTMVGLLINSIILFAGHTNALSLDVLLIFFNSILIALALANYFCHKDSSYRIPSLSFNTLELAIITSSFYLVLISIVGVYLLEKTGNNILLMILFLAIAIFVSLIILFRDKFPKRLYPMVIFFIGLSILLIMSLRSHHIMGSDIHLEYNLFQNTLINNYWKISDNPTVVDACITISLLPAIYQKILNIAPEMLFKFLFVILFSISPVLIYLISNKYVKKDYSFLAAFFFMSQLSFFTAESNPRTNLAILFVMLAVMVFFNDKISLPKKRLLFIVFLISCVLSHYSTSYIFFIILFLSLLVTYLSTDSINLSKYLPASLSRYLPVNLGRYLPSGLTKYLPKGAHQKSKDHPVERITTLNMVILFFSIMFLWYAQITQKAFGSGVSFFKTTLTDLFINFFISESRGTQVQALVGQGILDKAISAQIEFVFTWLLLGFIGLGILAVLVHRKKIIFTRYPGKNLFKRNIDFEFFIMAFISSILLLSMVILPHIAKGYSMDRLYLLTSTFLSLFFILGGVILADFLGRLKNQENVQGIKGTDPFRKGWDLKSLNPLGKGWDLKSLNPLGKGWDLKSLNPLGKGWDLKSLNPLGKGWDLKSIGKSVRNILSIKNSSPNRGFYILLLILVPYFLCVSGFTYNLLGENRSVLSNSNVESYYESYITDGESAGAEWLGQYRYSKSKIRTDHAGAYIMYSQGNQPFGSVDEVSLSNSDVVTGYIYLRNRNVDQGVFVWKHNIKKINSTYYGKYYIKIYDSGNCCIMLNRTRLNSVQ
- a CDS encoding glycosyltransferase; translation: MNILQVCPSFYPCLDWGGVVVVVYELSVELVSRGHQLTVYTTDSCPEIKGDNHNPQNIDGIKTYYFKNMFKKLQSKFNIANPYNLGGIPRREIKNFDVIHIHEHRTFLAVIVHRYAKKHGIPYLIQAHGSVMQHTQKTFLKKIFDRIWGYDILNDASCVIALNETELTEYNLLGVPIDKIRLIPNGINLEKFKNLPCRGKFRKKHKIGEDEKIVLYLGRLNQTKGIDDLIKVFPQILDGYPETWLVIAGPDDGFGDYLLELTRNMDKIILEGPLYNQEKLEAYVDADVFVTPTFSGFPITFLEACACGTPIVTTDRGDKLDWIEDVGLIASAENLAQDKNLVRDGNLVCDENLAQDESLAHNGLAQCILKILSDDKLSHKFSKNGQKLVKERFNWQCLSLEIEELYKEISIL
- a CDS encoding glycosyltransferase, whose product is MNVLTLQITNQENNCMGGAYDRYMTLINGFLEEGWYVHHISPRGFSNLKHESLTHYGVRGINITPHFLPFFIQTIPTMLFINKKVNIDFIIVFSPLESLMGVIFKLFNGKTRLITCFRADSVSNLKADHRKGNIALTLTIKFLNLIEKIAVKRSDYVIFLSKKNRDDILKRVNYEKDDKIDVIYNGITPRLSSLTSDYKIVRHSDKNVIGYVGAMYAAKGVSHLIKAFSNVKKVLPDATLVLVGEGLDKERFIELTADLNLEDSVIFTGYQENPFPYIRGFDLMIVPSLSEAFGIVIFEALFVQTPVFGSDKGGIPEVLIYKELLFEVGSPELELKILEFFQNTEAHEKVVKLCNQRKDVFMFDWSRKMINSIKKRLPNVE
- a CDS encoding glycosyltransferase family 4 protein — translated: MKILVVQESNWIERNPHQQHHLMERLSLRNHEIRVIDYDINWRDTRNQGLISKRIVFKNVHKIHDQASVQVIRPGFIKIPVLNYLSWAWTNWKEINHQVKEFKPDVIIGFGLINTHIAAGIAKKHNIPFVYYLIDVLFNLIPEKSLQLIGKQINKGVMKNSDTIITINKKLSEAAVSLGACSDRTMVIDAGIDQEKFNPQIDGSLIREKYGVKDDELLLFFMGWIYQFAGVKEVAEELGKGQYEKIKLMVVGDGDAYPDLEKIKSKYDLGEKLILTGKKPYDQIPELIAAADICILPAHPDEIIMQDIVPIKVYEYMAMAKPVITTNLPGIRVEFGEDNGIIYTEKSDNILDVANQINPREIGQKALNLVRNNDWNKITDKFEDVLKLSSK